DNA from Neoarius graeffei isolate fNeoGra1 chromosome 17, fNeoGra1.pri, whole genome shotgun sequence:
GTACCATATTAGTCCTAATTGTGCTGTGCAACCTGCATGCTCCAAGTGCCAATGTGCATGGACAtgacacagtgatttttttttttttaagactgcgACTCATTGTCACTGAAGGCGGGGGGCACAAGCTTAGTTTGTCATATGCGGAAGTTCATAGTAAACAAGTTTCTTACAGTGGGGTTGCAGCATATTTATAAACTGTAACCTGCTCCTGGACAGTTCCATGTCTAGTGATAATACCCAAGGTGAACAGGAACTCAAGGCCCTTTCAACCAAACCACATATATTTAGTTCTGGTagtgtttaatgataaattgagcCAAGTAAAAGCCTCCTGTATTTATAACTATCctgaagtaatttttttttcactgcATCAGGAGATGGACCAGTGGCATACAAGATTGTATTGTCAGCCACCTAAATTAATatgtgggttagggttagggtcccatggcatggtggtttgttgatgctttaaacgggctcgtggaggtttccggatgttatatccgcagcctttctcaaaatgaaccctccgcacgtagatatagcctcctgggagaaagccccatttcagcgcttttcccagtgtgtcgttttgctaatgagaagcaggaggcggggaagggtagagggtgggggtgggtcttatcattaatattcatgacatgtaaacgtgttacctctgattggctaacagcactgtgatgctacctccagtgggtcagaacaagtggatgtgggtgtcttactatggcgagagagaaggaacaaaccgcgaagggaaaaataccacgcgctgacatcattaaggtgcgacacgaggaaataaaataaattcaacaaatgtttggggtttttactgaacaaacaaacaaataaaatgaacgagtgacttaaaaaaagaatgtgggtgtctttgtaaaaactgttttgattggctattataacagagcatgctgcatgctttttggttttgtagcgcagagtacctggctaactgcaggaagcggttagctgcacagctaatgtagccattgcaaggctaacgtggcaccgattttaaaacacggcaaaacataagctcctaagttacagtcaatttccagactaaactcagtttaacagagcatgctgcatgctttttggttttgtagcgcagagtacctggctaactgcaggaagtggttagctgcacagctaatgtagccattgcaaacgcaccgattttaaaacacggcaaaacaacttaacagttatacacttacttgttcggtgtttgtggctgatgcggcagggatgcttggtacggacccaggcttcagtgacagttgatgtgcaaaacctgccctgtactgtcccaagttgtggaaacattcatcaggaaaatgcttccgacaaacatacaccgtcttaggtagacttgacggcgtattattggagtaaataaaattaagccactgcgtcttcaggggctctcccctcggcagtaaaaacagactcctttctgtgttgtcacatccatgtacagcacaacttccatgtttggtagcaacttttgagctgggcgggcaatccatacagtgggtgggaatccggggggggggggggcgtggggatcatctcccttgctgacgtaggcaagggaagagtttatcaacgcgccgttttgacgcgccattctcaaatgttgggcatagtttggtttacacattatgaattttctagccactggggtgacttaagaaggtcagaggaactcattttaatgttaaaaaaactcagaaagtgaaaatttcatgccatgggacctttaacaagaAGAGGAGCATCATCAATAAATATGGAGAAGAGAATGGGACCAAGCATTGCACCTTGAGGAAACACCTGGAGGTGCTGAGAGAAATGGAGGTCTAAATTTACATGCTGCATGTGAATAAAGAGATATTTAGAAAACCAAGCCAATGAGTTACTAGAAACCCCAGTACTATCTAGTCTATTTGCTAATATGGAATGATCCACagagtcttttttattttttttatttggaattgaaaaaaaaaactcctgtgggttcaccacccacagaggtagcagtaggggtttggtgcagtgtggattgggtggcagtcgaaggcaggggcctcgacgacctgatccccggacacagcggctggctgttgggacatggaatgtcacttcgctgggggggaaggagcctgagcttgtgcgggaggttgagaggtaccggctagagatagtcgggctcacctccacgcacagcttgggctctggaacccagctcctcgagaggggctggactttccacttctctggagtcgcccgtggtgagcggcggtgggctggtgtgggcttctttatagctccccagctcagccgccatgtgttggagtttaccccagtgaacgagagggtcgcctctctgcgccttcggattggggagagggctcttgctgttgtttgtgcctacgggccaaatagcagtatagagtatccagccttcttggagtccctgggagaggtactgaggggtgctcagactggggactccattgtgctactgggggacttcaatgctcacgtgggcgatgacagtgacacctggaggggcgtggttgggaggaacggcctccccgatctgaacccaagtggtgttttgttattggacttctgtgctagtcacagtttgtccataacgaacaccatgttcgagcataggggtgtccataagtgcacgtggcaccaggacaccttaggtcggaggtcgatgatcgactttgtagtcgtgtcatctgatctccgaccctatgtcttggacactcgggtgaagagaggggctgagttgtcaactgatcaccacctggtggtgagttggatccgctggcggaggatgaagctggacagacctggcaggcccaaatgtatggtgagggtctgctgggaacgtctggccgagcactctgttggggaggtctttaactcccacctccgggagagcttttcccagcttccgagggaggcgggggacattgagtctgagtggaccatgttctctacctccattgtggatgcagctgttcggagctgtggccgcaaggtctccggtgcctgtcgtggcggcaatccccgaacccggtggtggacaccggaagtaagggatgccgtcaagctgaagaaggagtcctgtcgggccatgttgacctccgggactcctgaggcagccgatgggtatcggcaggccaggcgtgctgcagctcgggcagttgcggaggcaaaaacttggaactgggaggagttcggggaggccatggagaaggactatcggtcggcctcgaagaaattctggcaaaccgtccggcgcctcaggagggggaagcagtactctgccagcactgtttacagtgcgggtggggagctgttgacctcgactggggacattgtcgggcggtggaaggaatactttgaggatctcctcaatcccaccgtcatgtcttccactgaggagactgaggctgatgactcagaggtggactcgtccattacccaaggcgaagtcactgaggtggtttgcaagctcctcggtggcaaggcaccaggggtggatgagatccgccctgagtatctcaagtctctggatgttgtggggctgtcttggttgacacgcctctgcaacatcgtgtggcggtcggggacagtgcctctggagtggcagactggggtggtggtccctctttttaagaaaggggaccggagagtgtgctccaattataggggaatcacacttctcagcctcccagggaaagtttactccagggtactggagaggagaattcgaccaatagtcgaacctcggatccaggaggaacaatgcggttttcgtcctggtcgcggaacactggaccagctctatacccttcatagggtgctcgagggttcatgggagtttgcccaaccagttcacatgtgctttgtggatctggagaaggcattcgaccatgtcccccgtggtattctgtggggggtgcttcgggagtatggggttcggggctctttgctaagggctgtccggtccctgtacgaacggagcaggagtctggttcgcattgccggcagtaagtcagacctgttcccagtgcatgttggactccgtcagggctgccctttgtcaccggttctgttcataatttttatggacagaatttctaggcgcagccaggggccggaaggaatcctgtttgggaaccacaggatttcatctctgctttttgcggatgatgttgtcctgttggcttcttcaaaccaggaccttcagcatgcactggggcggtttgcagtcgagtgtgaagcggctgggatgagaatcagcacctccaagtccgaggccatggttctcgaccggaaaagggtggcttgccctctccaggttggtggagaagtcctgcctcaagtggaggagtttaagtatctcgggatcttgttcacgagtgagggaaggatggagcgtgagatcgacaggcggatcggtgcagcctccgtagtgatgcggtcgctttaccggtccgtcgtggtgaagaaggagctgagccaaaaggcgaagctctcaatttaccagtcgatctacgttccgactctcacctatggtcatgagctttgggtaatgacagaaagaacaagatcgcggatacaagcggctgaaatgagtttccttcgcagggtggctgggcgctcccttagagatagggtgagaagcacagtcactcgggaggagctcggagtagagccgctgctcctccacatcgagaggaaccagctgaggtggcttgggcatctttttcggatgcctcctggacgcctccctggggaggtgttccaggcatgtccccccgggaggaggccccggggaagacccaggacacgctggagggactatgtctctcggctggcctgggaacgcctcggtgttcttcccgaggagctggccgaggtgtctggggaaagggaagtttgggcttccatgcttagactgctgcctccgcgacccggtcctggataagcggaagaagacgagacgagacgagacgagacgagaattgAAAAAAGAAAAGTTTATTGTCAATATTATTGTAAGTCTTAAGCATCTTAGAAAATGCTTTCTGGTCTTAATGGTGTTAGTGCTCATAACACTGTTATTGCAATGTCTACACTTAACATCAGAGGCAATCTCATTCTACAATATTTCAATTAAATATTCCTGATATACTCTAGTGACACATATGCATTACTTACATGGTCTTCAGAGGGCATACCAGCATATAAAAGTATCATACCATGCTCCTTTCTTGACCTAACTATTAGACCTGCATCTTTATCAGGTACGTGCATTGTAAGTAAAGAATAATTGATTGAGGATTATTGGATAAAGAAATATAATGAGTACTGTAAAGGTGGTTTTACAAAAATGGCAAATGCATACTAACAAAACAGTAACTCACTTTCCTGTGTTTATTTCTGACCCAGGTTTTCAATGGCACTTCAATTCTCAAATAACACATTTACTTACAACCTTCAAATTGCCAAATTTGATGTCTCGCCAGAAGCTACTTATCCTGTTTTTATCACTGGATCTTTGTGCTATTTGTTTGCAGTGTTCTGTAATGTAACAATTTTAGCATTGATTGTTACCCAGCAAAGCCTTCATAAACCAATGTTTTACATTTTGTTCAACCTTCCTTTGGCAGACCTAATAGGGATCACATGTGCTCTTCCCAGGGTGCTTGTCGACATTGTAACTCAAACAAATATGGTCTATTACCCAACATGTGTCCTGCAGGCCTTTTTGCTTCATTTGTATGGAGGTAGTGTACTTTTTATTCTGGCAGCCATGTCATTTGATCGTTATATAGCAATTTGTAAGCCACTGAGATATAACTCAATAATGGGTCCATACACAGTCGGTGGTGTGATAGCTCTGGCTTGGGGACTTGACATTGCTATGATTGTTGTGTTATTTGCCCTTCAGGCAAGATTTCCAAAATGCAAGACTTCTATTTTTAATGTCTTTTGTGATAATGTATCTTTGCTCCAACTCTCTTGTGGTGGTGACTTTACTGTGAACAATATCTATGGATTATCTATAACTGGAGTGATGCAGGGAATAAGTGTGTCTGTTCAGTTATATTCCTATGTACAAATTCTTAAAGCCTGCATTCCCCACACACAAACTGATGCTAGAATTAAAACTGTAAACACATGTTTAGCACAATTAATTACATTTTGTCTATATGAAATAGCATCTAGTATGACAATACTTTCATATCGTTTTCAGAATGTACCATCTAATACACAAAAAATATTTGGCATGTTGACTTTCACAGCCCTTCCAGTTATTAATCCAATTGTATATGGAATTAAAACAAGAGACATTAGAAAAGCTTTCTTCACATTTATGAATAAAAGACACAAGACTGGGTTCATATAACTATGACTCAAACAGTATAAGAATATGCAAAACATTCAAGTCAGTTGTGAGCAACCCCAAAACTGTAATGCACTGTGATTTTATTTGGTAAATACACCATGCAAGGATAATTACATAAAGTATAAATTTAGCAATCTTTATTTCACTTTGTTAAAAAGGACAAATTAAATATGGTGAATATCAGATGTCAGGATATATGAAAATTAAGTGTCAGTTTCATTTCTTCAGCCAAAAGATGAAAATTCAACAAATTGTGCTTTTTATTGCACTTACAGACATTGAAAGGCAAatgttaaggtttttttttttttttttgggggggggggtattttagGCACACATTTAACTATACACTGGCATTTGACATACAAATGAATCACATTGGTCATCAAATATCCTTTCAGAACTGTCAGCCTTGGAGGAGATGGGTTCTGGTTGACTGTGACGGGACACTTATTGCAATTTTGGTCCCTGgttaaatgaacaaatgaatagatagatagatagatagatagatagatagatagatagatagatagatagatagatagatagatagatagatagattaataAATTGAGCAATTAATTTAGGTGCATTTTGATTTTTCAGTGTTGCAACAAATTATAGAAATTCTACTGTCATTAGTTATGAAAATGATCATATTACACCcatattaatattacattactgaaAATCATGTTCGTTTAAGGCTCAggttacagtggtgctcgaaagtttgtgaaccctttagaattttccatatttctgcataaatatgacctaaaacatcatcagattttcacaaaagtcctaaaagaagataaagataacccagttaaacaaatgagacaaaattattatacttggtcatttacgtattgaggaaaatgatccaatattacatatctgtgagcggcaaaagtatgtgaacctctaggattcgcagttcatttgaaggtgaaattaga
Protein-coding regions in this window:
- the LOC132901169 gene encoding putative gustatory receptor clone PTE03; the protein is MALQFSNNTFTYNLQIAKFDVSPEATYPVFITGSLCYLFAVFCNVTILALIVTQQSLHKPMFYILFNLPLADLIGITCALPRVLVDIVTQTNMVYYPTCVLQAFLLHLYGGSVLFILAAMSFDRYIAICKPLRYNSIMGPYTVGGVIALAWGLDIAMIVVLFALQARFPKCKTSIFNVFCDNVSLLQLSCGGDFTVNNIYGLSITGVMQGISVSVQLYSYVQILKACIPHTQTDARIKTVNTCLAQLITFCLYEIASSMTILSYRFQNVPSNTQKIFGMLTFTALPVINPIVYGIKTRDIRKAFFTFMNKRHKTGFI